In a single window of the Botrytis cinerea B05.10 chromosome 12, complete sequence genome:
- the Bcjlp1 gene encoding Bcjlp1: MAPSATETVALPTQVKKSVSDRFSRDELGSYKELAPTSFDKEAEEKGLGKFAAASYPHYLPTWDDVTYPPLESFEHRDHGLDADTTYPELLALGVEAVELTPAMGTEIKGVQLSKLSNAGKDQLARFVAERKVVAFRDQDFADLSIADAVEYGSYFGRPHIHPTSGAPLNHPEIHLVHRAAGDKTAESFFEARTNSVAWHSDVTYEKQPPGTTFLYVLDVPETGGDTLFANGVEAYNRLSDAFKERLHGLSATHSGIEQVNASRYRNGIARREPVVNVHPIVRTHPVTGEKALYVNRQFTRKIVGLKQEESDVLLNFLYDHIALGADFHVRVKWAPKTVVVWDNRVATHTALVDWSGGARRHLARITPQAEAPYETPFKAS; the protein is encoded by the exons ATGGCGCCTTCAGCAACAGAAACAGTTGCTCTTCCAACTCAAGTGAAGAAGTCTGTGAGTGATAGATTCAGTCGCGATGAGCTTGGAAGCTATAAAGAGCTTGCTCCCACCTCGTTCGATAAAGAAGCCGAAGAGAAAGGTCTTGGCAAATTTGCTGCTGCGTCT TATCCACATTACCTCCCAACCTGGGACGATGTTACATACCCACctcttgaatcttttgagCACAGAGACCATGGATTGGATGCCGATACAACCTATCCAGAACTACTTGCATTGGGCGTCGAGGCAGTTGAATTGACACCTGCGATGGGCACAGAAATCAAAGGTGTACAATTAAGCAAGTTAAGCAATGCTGGCAAAGACCAATTGGCTCGATTTGTTGCAGAGAGAAAGGTCGTAGCTTTCAGAGATCAAGACTTTGCAGATCTGTCAATCGCAGACGCTGTTGAGTATGGCAGTTATTTTGGGCGACCTCACATCCATCCCACGTCAGGAGCCCCACTGAATCATCCTGAGATTCACCTGGTACACAGAGCAGCTGGTGATAAAACAGCTGAAAGCTTCTTCGAGGCTCGAACAAATAGTGTAGCATGGCACTCTGACGTCACATATGAGAAGCAGCCACCGGGAACAACCTTCCTATATGTTCTTGACGTCCCAGAAACCGGAGGGGATACTCTCTTTGCCAATGGTGTCGAAGCATATAATCGTCTTAGTGATGCATTTAAAGAACGTCTGCATGGACTTTCTGCGACACATTCAGGTATCGAGCAAGTGAACGCCTCTCGCTATAGGAATGGCATTGCTCGCAGGGAGCCTGTCGTGAACGTTCATCCTATTGTCCGAACGCATCCCGTGACTGGAGAAAAGGCATTATATGTTAACAGACAAT TCACCCGAAAGATCGTAGGATTAAAACAGGAAGAAAGTGATGTACTATTG AATTTCCTGTATGACCATATTGCACTAGGAGCCGACTTTCACGTAAGAGTCAAGTGGGCACCAAAAACTGTAGTTGTTTGGGACAACAGAGTAGCGACCCATACCGCTCTTGTTGATTGGTCGGGTGGAGCACGCAGACATCTTGCGCGTATCACACCACAAGCTGAAGCACCATACGAGACGCCTTTCAAGGCATCATAA
- the Bcgcn2 gene encoding Bcgcn2 produces MSSTTGNNRTFSSDEETTDEKSQYDSSTEDIHLPPQSPSTALTRFGDVQLPIGQSNSQQSTLFYLSLIEARCKAQALTTLNSGRGPDDQLPENHPDIQRLAQGLFNDMAGELRRSGVLPRADELAGRQFATLREGYLSTFDSILSQSALQRVQTSTFSQNSILPLTSNSSIGMSYFDQPQNLNLAMIPRNPFSSAALTANPFQYRSIYNREWEQISLLGKGGFGAVYKVKHRVDDLECAIKKVIITPDQLRKVDTAALLSEVKALAEHKHPNIVNYYGCWIEMGNVIVPSTRRLMDAEDESSYLSMSMSEVEQSEDELGMQQDPTFGMNDLRLDMEKELEKENKRRGKTSSDQVLTNSGDGGVVFDFSNTSATRFSGKPSEESEEESEEEEEEYENNNNGNNITPQDNRARILYIRFTVYPLTLEDYISTDTPQPGHEFPIRHCFHTLPTIRILGAILNGVQYLHAKRLIHRDLKPANIFLSAKKDLEAFVPSHDLIDVSRSACSMCTGSADQNKAYITPCIGDLGLAVKLAETTATPAAGPSTRAIELNPSSQLSRLGSKQAGTKLYMPPGKSAIVCPKLDVYALGIIAFELITPFTTRTERHIVLNNIKSGKYPAGFENHEMAEGIKGMLAEKRSDRWDCEMVRRWIEGFL; encoded by the exons ATGTCTTCTACTACTGGCAACAACAGAACCTTCTCTAGTGACGAGGAGACAACGGATGAAAAGTCTCAATATGATTCATCCACCGAGGATATACACCTTCCTCCCCAGTCGCCCTCTACAGCTCTGACGAGATTTGGCGATGTACAATTGCCAATTGGGCAATCAAACAGCCAGCAATCCACTCTTTTTTACCTCTCATTGATCGAGGCAAGATGTAAAGCACAAGCTTTGACCACTTTAAACTCTGGTCGTGGTCCAGATGATCAATTGCCAGAGAATCACCCAGACATCCAACGTTTGGCTCAAGGGCTTTTTAACGATATGGCGGGTGAGCTTCGCAGGTCAGGCGTACTTCCCAGAGCAGACGAGCTTGCAGGTCGACAATTTGCAACTCTACGCGAGGGCTACCTCTCAACATTCGATTCCATTCTCTCTCAAAGTGCATTGCAGCGTGTACAGACTTCGACATTCAGCCAAAACTCCATTCTTCCATTAACATCTAATTCATCCATTGGAATGTCTTATTTCGACCAGCCgcaaaatctcaatcttgcAATGATCCCCAGGAACCCTTTCTCCTCAGCTGCTTTGACTGCAAATCCTTTTCAATATAGGTCAATTTACAACAGAGAATGGGAGCAGATTAGCCTGCTAGGCAAAGGAGGATTTGGCGCAGTCTATAAAGTGAAACACAGAGTTGACGACCTAGAATGTGCTATCAAGAAG GTCATCATTACACCAGACCAGCTACGCAAGGTTGACACAGCGGCACTATTGTCCGAGGTAAAAGCATTAGCTGAACACAAACACCCCAATATTGTCAACTACTATGGCTGTTGGATTGAGATGGGAAATGTAATTGTTCCATCAACTCGGCGTTTAATGGATGCTGAGGATGAGTCAAGCTATCTCTCAATGTCTATGAGTGAGGTGGAACAATCAGAAGATGAACTTGGGATGCAACAAGACCCCACTTTCGGTATGAATGACTTGCGTTTGGACATGGAGAAAGaacttgagaaagaaaacaaaagacgGGGTAAAACTAGCAGCGACCAGGTCCTAACAAATAGCGGCGATGGTGGCGtcgtttttgatttttcaaatacatcCGCGACAAGGTTCAGCGGGAAGCCGTCAGAGGAAAGCGAAGAGGAAagcgaagaggaagaggaagaatatgaaaataataacaatGGCAATAACATCACACCACAAGACAATAGAGCTCGCATTCTATACATCCGATTTACTGTATACCCTCTCACATTAGAGGATTACATCTCAACAGATACACCACAACCAGGTCACGAGTTTCCCATCCGTCACTGCTTTCATACACTTCCCACAATTCGAATCCTGGGTGCCATTCTCAATGGAGTCCAATATCTCCACGCAAAACGCCTGATCCATAGGGACCTGAAGCCCGCCAATATATTCCTATCCGCCAAGAAGGACTTGGAAGCATTCGTTCCCTCGCACGACCTAATAGACGTTAGCAGAAGCGCCTGTTCCATGTGCACTGGATCTGCTGATCAAAACAAAGCTTACATTACGCCGTGCATTGGCGATCTTGGACTAGCAGTCAAACTTGCTGAAACTACCGCTACTCCTGCTGCTGGACCATCTACTAGAGCTATAGAACTTAATCCCTCATCACAGCTTTCTCGTCTCGGCTCAAAGCAGGCGGGAACAAAGCTTTACATGCCTCCGGGAAAGTCTGCTATTGTCTGTCCTAAACTAGATGTTTATGCCTTGGGAATTATAGCATTTGAGTTAATTACCCCTTTTACTACTCGCACCGAGCGTCACATCGtcttgaataatattaaatcggGTAAATATCCGGCAGGATTTGAGAATCATGAGATGGCAGAAGGGATTAAGGGGATGCTAGCTGAGAAGAGATCAGATAGATGGGATTGCGAAATGGTTAGGAGATGGATTGAGGGTTTTTTATAG